The following are encoded in a window of Candidatus Fusobacterium pullicola genomic DNA:
- a CDS encoding helix-turn-helix domain-containing protein has translation MKTEQELEITRFKIIEPFLKKEKKLKEIELEENISYSTLKRWVNAYKKKGMLGLEKKEREDKNSFRNIDEDSLEKIKNICKESGETNITKLYSDCKDNFPETFSISYATFYRIVNNIDEFFNKTTVKYMEKIKKENQCYLVFDIPLYILVDDFFSNKKVVPRLLIMLDSASLEPINFAIDYYFSNFYSLLGFIREGILKVSIKHNKFTIPKEILVASKNINNKKILKEIYNKLGIKISEHYTKNSEVYKFIEFIKNDIEDFYKRNNYELTLVKLTEFLSNYIYLQKKEFAFSINYNIINSIKYIRQLDIFLQLTTRKITDSKVRVKNFQYISSILKGLNGQDILIKFSPINPNIIYLFTSTAYLGFANLNFDISK, from the coding sequence ATGAAAACTGAACAAGAATTAGAAATAACTCGTTTCAAAATAATTGAGCCTTTTTTAAAAAAGGAAAAAAAATTGAAAGAGATAGAACTGGAGGAAAATATCTCCTATTCAACTCTTAAAAGATGGGTAAATGCCTATAAAAAAAAGGGAATGCTTGGACTAGAAAAAAAAGAGAGAGAAGATAAAAACTCCTTTAGAAATATAGATGAAGATAGCTTAGAAAAAATAAAAAATATATGTAAAGAGTCTGGTGAAACAAATATTACAAAACTCTATAGTGATTGTAAGGATAATTTTCCCGAAACCTTTTCTATAAGTTATGCAACCTTTTATAGAATTGTTAATAACATAGATGAGTTTTTTAATAAAACTACTGTAAAATATATGGAAAAAATAAAAAAAGAAAATCAATGTTATTTAGTTTTTGATATTCCTCTTTATATACTAGTAGATGATTTCTTTTCTAATAAAAAAGTTGTACCTAGGCTACTTATTATGTTAGATTCTGCCTCTCTAGAGCCAATAAATTTCGCAATCGATTACTATTTTTCAAATTTTTACTCTCTTTTAGGCTTCATCAGAGAAGGAATATTAAAGGTTTCTATTAAACATAATAAATTTACTATTCCAAAAGAAATTTTAGTTGCTTCAAAAAATATAAATAATAAAAAAATTTTAAAAGAGATATATAATAAACTGGGGATAAAAATTAGTGAGCACTATACTAAAAATAGTGAGGTATATAAATTCATTGAATTTATTAAAAATGATATTGAAGATTTTTATAAAAGAAATAATTATGAGTTAACTTTAGTAAAACTTACGGAGTTTTTGAGTAATTATATTTATCTACAAAAGAAAGAGTTTGCTTTTTCTATAAATTATAATATAATAAATAGCATTAAATATATTCGTCAATTGGATATCTTTTTACAACTTACAACTAGAAAAATAACTGATTCAAAGGTTAGAGTTAAAAATTTTCAATATATTTCTTCTATTTTGAAAGGATTAAATGGTCAAGATATACTTATAAAGTTTTCTCCTATCAATCCTAATATTATCTATCTTTTCACCAGTACAGCTTATCTTGGATTTGCAAATTTAAATTTTGATATATCTAAATAA